The Candidatus Edwardsbacteria bacterium region GCTTCCCTCCCCGCTGCGGGGAGGGAGTGTGGGTGGGGTCTGCCCGGTCAGAAAGAACAGAGAAAAGGTTTTTAGTTAATAAGTCATTATATAATATTTCATTTAAAGGTATATCATGTCCAAAAGACGCAATGAGACCATCGTGGGCATGGTGGTGCTTTCGGCCATCGCCCTTTTGATAATCGGACTGCTGTGGTTAAACCGGGTGGACATCGGACGCCAGAGCTACCTGGTGAGCGTGGCCTTCGAGGACGCCGGCGGCCTGCGGGGCGGCGACCCGGTGACGGTGTCCGGCTTCGACAAGGGCAAGGTGAAATCCATCGCGCTGAACCCCGCCAAACCCGGCGTGATAGCGGTGCTGATGGTGGACCACGACGTGGCCTTGAAGAAGGACGCCCAGTTCTGGCTGTCTGACGCCAGTCTGATGGGCGACAAGCGGATCGCGGTCTACCCCGGCAGCTCCAGCCAGCCTTTCGATCCCATGCAGACCGTCGACGGCGACCGCTCCCCCGGGCTGATGGAGACCATGGTCAAGATGGGCTATCTGGCCAACGAGGCCGCCCAGCTGATCGGCAGGATGAAGAACGACCTGGCCACCCCGGAGAACATCAAAAACATCTCCTCCGCCCTGAAGAATCTGGACCAGGCCTCTCAGCAGCTGAGCCTGATGGCCTCCCAGAACCGGGCCGTCATCACCGAGACGGTCAAGGACATGAATAAGCTGATCTCCCCCAACAGGGAAAAGCTGGACAGCACCATTCAGCACCTGGCCCGGGCCAGCGCCAGGATGGATTCCATTGCCGATAAGATAAACTCCGGCCAGGGCACCGCCGGGCAGTTGGTGAATAATAAGGAACTGTACGAGCAGTTGAACAAGACCAACAAGGACCTGCAGGCGCTGATAGCCGATATAAAGGCCAACCCTAAGAAGTATTTGACGGTGGAGATATTTTAAGGAGAAAGACTATGCCGAAAGACAAACCCAACAATACGCCTGACATTGTCGAAGCAAAAATCGACATTCAACAATATTGCAAGAACGAAGCTTTGAAAAACAAGGATGAATTGAGAGATTATTTTATACAGGAGTATCGACATAAGACCAATAAAACAAATACAATATTTAGCATTATTTTAGCTTTGCTTGGGCTGTTTATTGGTATAATTGGTACAAATTTCATTAAAGATTATATAAGTGCTAAGACAAAAGAATCAATGAATCAAGCTATTACACAAAGTATAGATAAATATGTGCAACCGAAAATTGATAGTGCCTTCACTTTACCCAATATCAAAAGTTTGGTTAAAACAGCAGCGAAAGAAAATGTAGATTCTATAGCGCGGCCTTTTATATTAAGTCAACTCGAACCTTATAAATATAGTCTAAAGAAAGCAAATATATTTGCATTACAGACATCTGCTATAGCAGGCAATAGAAAAGCTTATGAAGAGTTAATTACATTATCAAAATTAAATAATTCCTTTTCGATAGATGCCAATAATTCCATCAAAGCCGTTGTCATTGCTTTCAATGATTATGAAGACCCGATTATGTCTTACCCAATTTCTCGTAATGGAGAAGAGATAGCCCCTGATTCAATAATAAAAAATATAGATTTATATTTTAAATTATTAAAAGACCCAAGCACGAAGAAAGAAGAACGTAAAACATTGATCGGTTATTCACTATCGTTTAATGCTCCGGATGCAAATAAAAAAGAAATCTTAAGACAATGTGAAAATATATTAAAACAATCTCAATCAATGGATATTTGTGCTTCAGCTTGCTCTATATTAAAACGTACTGTTGGAAATAAAGCCCCTTTCATGGATTTTGATGCTTGGTTAAAAGTAATCGACGAAGAACTAAAAAAACGATAGCTTTTGTGAAAAACAAACTTATACCAAAAACCAATTTCGTCTACGATTCCTGTGGGCTTTGACCGCCCCCCTACCCCCCTCCGCTGCGGAGGGGGAATCCCAAAACCCCTTCCCCAATGGGGAAGGGGCAGGGGTTAGGTCGGCAATAAAATTAATTACGAGTAAATGAAAAACAAACTCATACAAAAGACCAATTTCGTCTGCCAGTCCTGCGGCTTCGAAAGCTCCAAGTGGCTGGGCAAGTGCCCGTCCTGCGGGGGCTGGAACACCTTCGTGGAGGAGATCAAGCGGGCCGACCTCCGGCCCGGCAAGAACAAGGCCTCCCGCCAGTCCGCCCCCACCCTGCCCCAGACCCTGAGGGAGATCGAGATCCGGGACGACCAGCGTTTGATGTCCGGCATCTCCGAGTTCGACCGGGTCACCGGCGGCGGCCTGGTATCCGGCTCGCTGACCCTGATCGGCGGCGATCCCGGCATCGGCAAGTCCACCCTGACCCTGCAATTGGTGGACCGGTTGGCGGCGTCCGGCCAAAAGGTCCTTTACGTCTCCGGAGAGGAATCCCCGGCCCAGATCAAGCTGAGAGCCCAAAGGCTGAAGGTTGACTCCGACAATCTATTATTGCTGTCCGAGACCATATTGGAGAGCGTCCTGGAGACGGTGCACAAATTGAAGCCTGACATCCTGGTGATGGATTCCATCCAGACCATCTACCGGGCCGACCTGGAATCGGCCCCCGGTTCGGTGGGCCAGGTGCGGGAATGCGGGGCAGAGCTGATGCGGCTGGCCAAGACCGCTAACCTGGCTACCATTCTGATAGGCCATGTCACCAAGGAAGGCGTCATCGCCGGGCCGCGCACCCTGGAGCACATGGTGGACACCGTGCTGTATCTGGAGGGCGAACGGCACCACGCCTACCGCATCCTTCGTTCGGTCAAGAACCGCTTCGGCTCCACCAACGAGATCGGGGTCTTCGAGATGCAGGAGGCCGGCATGGTCGAGGTGGCCAATCCCTCCCAGGTGTTCCTGTCGGAACGGACCCGGGAGATCCCGGGATCGGCCGTGGTCTGTTCGCTGGAGGGCACCCGGCCGCTGCTGGTGGAGATCCAGGCACTGGTGGCCCCGGCCTCATACGGCAACCCCCAGCGGGTGCCCACCGGATTCAACCATCGCCGCCTTTCGATGCTGCTGGCGGTGCTGGAACGCCGGGCCGGATTGAACCTGGGGATGCACGACGTTTTCGTCAATATCGCCGGGGGGTTAAAGCTGGATGAGCCGGCCATCGACCTGGGCATCGCCGCGGCGGTGGCCTCGGCCTTCAAGAACCAGAATGCCGACCCGGACACCGCGGTGGTGGGCGAGATCGGCCTGGGCGGGGAGATCCGCAGCGTGGGGCAGTTGGACAAGAGGATCAACGAAGCCCAGAAGCTGGGCTTTAAAAGGATGATCGTCCCGGCTCATAATATCAAGGACCGATATTCGGACAAGATCAAGCTGGTTGAGGTCCGCTACCTGTCCGATGCCCTCCAGGCTTTGATAGTTTAAGCAACAAATCTTTTTTTACCGCCAAGACGCGAAGCGCGCAAAGTTTTATTTTTTATAATTCCTCAGTATCCTCTGCGTCTCCACGGTTCAAGAAAGGAATTCATATGAAGATCCGAAAACTCACCATAAAAGATTATCCGGAGCTGATGAAGCTCTGGGCCCGGGCCAAACTGCCGGCCAAGCCCAAAGGGCGCGACAGCCGGGCCCACATCGCCAAGGAGATGAAACAGAACCCCGATTTTTTCATCGGGGCCTTCGATAAGGACCTGATGATCGGATCTGTCATCGCCTCGCACGACGGGCGCAAGGGCTGGCTCAACCGGGTGGCGGTGGGCCCGGACTACCGGGGCCAGGGCGTGGCCCAGGCCCTGACAGTGGCCGGAGAAAAGGCTTTAAGGAAGCACGGCATAAAGATATTCGGGCTTTTGATACATGAATACAACCAGGCCTCACTCAATCTGGCCAAGAAGATGGGCTACCTGGTCCATACCGATATTCTTTACCTGACCAAGCGCGACGGGGATCATATTTAGATGGCTTATGTTTCCTGCATCATAGTGGCCGCCGGGAGCGGTCTCAGACTGGGAGCCAAGATCCCCAAGGCTTTCGTCAAGATCAATGGCAAACCAATGCTGGAATATTCACTTGAAGCATATCAGGATTGCAAGCATATAAAGGAGATCATCCTGGTCAAGCCTCCCTCCCATCAGTTCAAGGGCCTGAAATATTTCGACCGGTTCTCCAAGCTGGCCGCCATAGTCTCCGGAGGCAAAGAAAGGCTGGACTCGGTCAGGGCCGGACTCAATGCCATCTCTCCCCAAACCGATATGGTGATGATCCACGATGCCGCCCGGCCCCTGATCAAACTTGAACAGATAACTTTGGTCATCGCGGCAATAAAAAAACACGGCGCGGCCATACTGGCCTCGCCGGTGACCGACACCATCAAGAGTGCCGACAAGCATATCGTCAAAAGAACAGTCGATCGTGCCGGATTATGGAAAGCTCAAACCCCCCAGGGGTTCAGAAAAGAGGTCCTGGAAAGGTCGCATTTTGATCAGAGGATAAGATCCGTGACCGACGACAGCCAGTTGGTGGAGATGATAAAAGGAAAGGTTTTCATCGTCCCCGGGGACGACAGCAACATTAAAATAACCACCCCCATAGACCTGGAGATAGCGTCATGCCTGTTAAAAAAGAAAAGATCCGCGTAGGTTTCGGCTACGACATTCACAGACTGGCCAAAGGCCGCCGTCTGATCCTGGGCGGGGTGCCCATCCCCTTCAAACTGGGCCTGCTGGGACATTCCGACGCCGACGTGCTGTGCCATGCTATTGCCGACAGCCTGCTGGGGGCGGTGGCCGCCGGGGATATCGGCACCCATTTCCCCAATACCGATAAAAGATTCAAGGACATCTCCAGCCTGCTTTTATTAAAAACCGTTGCCGCCATTCTGAAAAAACAGGATTATCGGATCGCGAACATCGACAGTATGATAATAGCCGAATCCCCCAAACTGGCACCGTATATCGAAAAGATGCGCGCCAATATAGCTGGATCTTTGGGTATCAAAACCGGCCAGGTTTCAATAAAGGCCACCACCAATGAGGGGCTGGGGGACATCGGAAGGGGCAATGGCATCTGCGCTTTTGCCAATGCGCTGGTGGAGAGGATAAAATGAATCTGGATCTGGAGGGGATCACCAAGTCATTCGCCGCCCAGGGCGGGCTGTGGGCCTACCTGACGGTTTTCGCCGCCACCTTCATCGAGGGCATCTTCCCGATCATCCCCAGCGACGTGGTGGTGCTGTTCTGCGCCCTGCTGGTGGCTAAAGGAACCCTCCATTGGCTGCCGCTGTTCCTATCGGCTTTTGTGGGCGGGGCTTTGGGGGCCTTGTTGGTCTACTGGATCGGGGTCAGCAAAGGCCGAGAATTCTTTCTGGCCAAACCCCGGTTTTTCCTCTCCCCCCAAAGATTGCTGGAGATGGAGGGCCATTTTAAGAAATACGGCAACATCATCCTGGCCCTCAACCGGGCGGTGATCGGCGGCCGGTCATTCGGGTTCCTGATCGCCGGGCTGACCGATTACCAGTTCAGAAAAGTGGTCATCTACGGCACCCCCGGCATCTTACTATGGTATGCCCTGGTGATCGCCCTGGGTATATACTTCGGAGAGCGGGCCAAGCAGATGGTCAACGGGATCGTCATGGTGGTGATGATCATCATGGCCCTGTCGGTGCTGTCCCTGCTGGTCACCAAGAAACTCTTTAAGTGACGGTTCTTTCCCCGGTAAAATAAAAAGGGTCTTGTATCGGATGATACAAGACCCTAACTTTTCCAACGATAACTACCTTACGGTGTCTTTCAGCTCTTTGCCAGGCTTGAAGGCGGGGACCTTCTTGGCGGCGATCTTGATTTCCTTGCCAGTCTGGGGATTCCTTCCGATTCTGGCTTTTCTCTTCTTGACGCTGAAGGTACCGAAACCAACCAGGGTAACGGAGTCGCCCTTCTTCAAAGCTTTGGCAATGTTGTCGATCACGGCGTTAACCGCGTTGCCAGCCTCTGCCTTGGTGCAGGTAACCTTGGCCACTGCTTCGATCAATTCGGCTTTGTTCACTACTTTATCCCTCCTTTCGTTTAATGAAATATAAGAATGTTAGTTCAAACTTAACGATAGTATAGCATTTGCGGGCATTACCGTCAAGTATTTTTTTTAAATATTTTCTTTACAGCATGTTCACCGGGTCGATGTCTACCGATAACCTTATTTTTTCGTTCCGGCCCGGGGCGATCCCCTCCAAAGCTTTTTTGATCTCCGATGGCGAGCCGGCCTTTAACATCAGCTGCCAGCGGAATCTCCCCTTGATCTTGGCCAGCGGGGCCGGGGCGGGGCCCAGAACCTCGGCCCGGCCGGCGCCGGATCTTATTTTTCCAGCGACACTATCGGCGAATTCCTCCAGCTCGGCCTGGCTGCCAGAGGTGAAGGTCAGCAGGGCCAGATGCCGGTGCGGCGGATAGCCGCACTCCTCCCGGCCCGCCAGTTCATGCTCGGCAAAGGAACAATAATCGTTCTCCCGGCACCATTTGACCACCGGATTATCGGGCATTCTGGTCTGGATGACCACCTTTCCCGGATGCCGCCCCCTCCCGGCCCGGCCCGCCATCTGCACCATCAGCTGGAAGGCCCGTTCGGCCGCCCGGAAATCGGGCAGCCCCAGGATGTCGTCCAGGTTTATTATCCCCACCAGCGAGACGTTGGGAAAGTGGTGCCCTTTGGAAATCATCTGGGTGCCCAGCAGGATCTGCGAGCCGCCTGACAGAAAATCCTGCAGTATCCGCTGGTGCTCCCCCTTGCGCCCGGTGGTGTCGGCGTCCATCCGGCTGATCCTTCCCTCCGGGAAAACGTTCTTCAACTCCGCCTCCAGCCGCTGGATGCCATAGCCCCGGTGCTCCAGCATCAGGCTGCCGCAGGCCGGGCAGGTTTCCGGCAGCCTGGCCTGGTATCCGCAGTAATGACACAGCACCGATTCCCCGCTGCGGTGATAGGTGAGGCTGACGCTGCAATTGGGACAGGTTATCAGGCTGCCGCATTTCCCGCACTGAAGATAAGGCGCGAACCCCCGGCGGTTAAGAAGGATCATCGCCTGGCGCCCGGCCTGCAGGCAGGCGCCGATCTCCCGGCCCAGCAGGGGCGAGATCAGGCGGTCCTCCCGGGGCAGTTTTTTAAGATCCACCACCTCCACCATCGGCAGGTCGGCTGACCCCACCCGTTTTTCCAGCCGGAACAGTTTGAACTTGCCAGTCTTGGCTTTGTAGTAGCTCTCCACCGAAGGGGTGGCCGATCCCATCAGCACCACGGCGCCGTTCTTCCGGGCCCGGATGATGGCCAGGTCCCTGGCATGGTACAGGGGGGCCAGGTCGGATTGCTTATAGCAGGCGTCGTGCTCCTCGTCTATCACTATCAGGCCCAGATCATCAAAGGGGGTGAAGACGGCCGACCTGGTGCCCACCACCACCCGGAAGTCTCCGCGCCTCACCGCTCTCCAGGCATCATAGCGTTCCCCGCTTCCCATTTCGCTGTGCCAGACCGCCACCTGGCCCAGCCGGGACCTTACCCGGTGCAGCATCTGCGAGGTCATCCCTATCTCCGGCACCAGTATCAGCACCTGGCGGCCCTGGGCCAGGGCCCGTTCGGCGGCCTTCAGGTAGATCTCGGTCTTGCCGCTGGAGGTGACCCCGGATATCAGGTTCACCGAGAACCTTTGGGAATTGATGTCCCTTGACACCGAATCCAACACTTGCTGCTGCTCGGCATTCAGGGTGACCTTGGCATCCTCCTCGGCCCAGCCCTGTTCCTCCTGTCCCCTGAATTTCTCCCGCCACTCCCAGCCGGCCAGGCCCAGGGCCACCAGCCTGAGGGCCGCAGGTCTTTTACTTTTGATGGCTGACGGAGGCACCGCCCCATTCTGTTCAAGGAGATCCAATAGTTCGGCCTGTCCTTTGGAGAGCTTCAAGCTTGTTTTATCGGCCGGGCTGCGGCCAGCCAGCCAGCGTTCCTTTCTGACCGCGATCCTGGCTTTCTGCCACACCGGCTCGGAAAACAGCAGCCCCCTCCGACAGTATTCCTCAATGCCCTTTTCGGCGGAGGGGGCGAATTTCTTCATAAGATACTGGTGCGACACCGCGCCCTTCTCGATTATATGATCCAGCATAGGTTCGGCCGGGATCGGGCCGGAATAATTTCCGTTGACCCAGACCATCCTCAGCTGTTTAGCATCCATCCCCGGTGGCAGCGCCGCCCGGATGGCCTCCCCCCATCCGCAGCGATAATATTTGGAGACCCACTCGGTCAGCTCCAGCATCTCGCGGCTGATGACCGGCTTAATATCTATCACCTCCAGAATGGGCTTGACCGGGAAATTGCAGGTTTCCTTCAGATGCACCACATATCCGATGGCCTCCCTTTTGCCCAAGGGCACCCGCACCCTGACCCCCACGGCATCCACCGGCAGGTGGCCGGGGATCAGGTAGGTGAAACAGCGGCCTTGGGGGATGGACAGCGCCACATCAGCGTATTTTAAACTTTTGCTTGACAAATTTGTTTTTTTAAATTAACCTTATGCCTTGAACCAGTATTTATTGATGGATAAAATGACAGCTAAATATTTCTTCTGGGCGGCCCTATTGGCCCTCCTAGCCATAGGAAGCGCCTGGGCCGACTTCGGCGACGGGCCCGGCGAATTCATCTTTCCCAGCGGGATAGCCCTGGACCGGGAGGGGAACATCTATGTCAGTGAGATCGGCAATGACCGCATCCAGAAGTTGGACGCCGACCAGCAATGGCTGAACAGCTGGGGCCGCTTCGGGCGGGACAGTGCCGACTTTGACGACCCCACAGCACTGGCCTTCGGTCCCGACGGCAGCCTGTATATCGTGGACAGCGGCAACCGGCGGGTGGTGGTCTGCGACACCGCGGGAAATATGCTGCGGCACATCCCTCTGCCGGATTCCTCAAAGCCCTGGGGCATTGCTTTCGCTGCCGAATATTTTTATGTTTCGGACCGTCATAACAACCAGATCTATCTTTTTAACCAGAACCGGAATCTGATCTCGACCCTGGGGCAGAGCGGACCCCTTAACGGGCAGTTCCTTCAGCCCAAGGGACTGGCGGTGGATGGAGAGGGACGGCTGTATGTGGTGGATGCCGGGAACAACCGGATCCAGGTTTTCTCGCCGGAGGGCATTTTCATCCGCAGTTGGGGCGGTTATGGCGAGGGCGAAGGCGAGTTCGACAATCCGGGGTGCATTTCCAGCGGACCCTCGGGCCAGCTGATGATCACCGACTCCGGCAACGACCGTTTTCAGGAATTCTCCGCCGAGGGTCTCTTTTCAAGCTACGGCGGAGGTCCCGGCACCGAACCCGGCCAGTTCCTGAATCCCAACGGCATCGCCATAGACAGCCGGGGCACCCTCTATATCGTGGACACCGATAACCACCGGATCCAGGTCTTCAGTTCCCAGTGAGATTGGCCCGCCTACCAGGACTCGAAGGACTGTCTTATGATCTCGGCCGCCAGATTTTCGGCGGCTTTTTTCATTCCGGACTCCTCATCGGATTGGCTGACCTGATAGGTGCCCCACCCGGAGAGGCTGGCCGACTCCCACAAAACCTTCCCGGCCGCCGATCTCAGCTTGGCTTTGGCGGCGACGGTGATCTTGTACTGGTTGACCTGCTCCTGGCTGGTGTATTCAAAAGGAGTCCGGGTATATCCGGTCACCGCCAGCTCCAGCACGGCCTCCGCCTTTTCCGGGTCGCTGACCTTGACCCGGCCGTCGTTGTTTACCGCCGTTATCATGGTGGTGGTCATGATCTCCGACAGGCGGTATTCGGCGGTGGTGTTCTCGACCACCGGTATCCCCACCGTCTGGAAATCCAGCCGCCCTCCGCTGAAGGAGTAACAACCGGACAGCAAGGCCAGAGCGCCGGCCGCCATAAATAATATTCTGCCCCTGGTCTTCATTCTCTCACCTGGTTAAAATTGCCAGATTCTCTATGTGATAGGTCTGGGGAAACATGTCCGCCAGAAGAAGTTTCTGCAGTTTGTATCCCCGGCCGACCAGCAAGGCCGCATCCCTGGCCAGGGTCGAGGGATTGCAGGACAGATAGGCGATCCGGGAGGGGTTCAGATTGGCGATTGCTTCGATGACCCCGGGGGCGGCCCCCTGTCGCGGCGGGTCCAGCACCAAAGCGTCGGCGGATTTCAGTTTGACCAGCTGGTCCTCGGCCCGGCC contains the following coding sequences:
- a CDS encoding MlaD family protein, whose product is MSKRRNETIVGMVVLSAIALLIIGLLWLNRVDIGRQSYLVSVAFEDAGGLRGGDPVTVSGFDKGKVKSIALNPAKPGVIAVLMVDHDVALKKDAQFWLSDASLMGDKRIAVYPGSSSQPFDPMQTVDGDRSPGLMETMVKMGYLANEAAQLIGRMKNDLATPENIKNISSALKNLDQASQQLSLMASQNRAVITETVKDMNKLISPNREKLDSTIQHLARASARMDSIADKINSGQGTAGQLVNNKELYEQLNKTNKDLQALIADIKANPKKYLTVEIF
- the radA gene encoding DNA repair protein RadA, which produces MKNKLIQKTNFVCQSCGFESSKWLGKCPSCGGWNTFVEEIKRADLRPGKNKASRQSAPTLPQTLREIEIRDDQRLMSGISEFDRVTGGGLVSGSLTLIGGDPGIGKSTLTLQLVDRLAASGQKVLYVSGEESPAQIKLRAQRLKVDSDNLLLLSETILESVLETVHKLKPDILVMDSIQTIYRADLESAPGSVGQVRECGAELMRLAKTANLATILIGHVTKEGVIAGPRTLEHMVDTVLYLEGERHHAYRILRSVKNRFGSTNEIGVFEMQEAGMVEVANPSQVFLSERTREIPGSAVVCSLEGTRPLLVEIQALVAPASYGNPQRVPTGFNHRRLSMLLAVLERRAGLNLGMHDVFVNIAGGLKLDEPAIDLGIAAAVASAFKNQNADPDTAVVGEIGLGGEIRSVGQLDKRINEAQKLGFKRMIVPAHNIKDRYSDKIKLVEVRYLSDALQALIV
- a CDS encoding GNAT family N-acetyltransferase, encoding MKIRKLTIKDYPELMKLWARAKLPAKPKGRDSRAHIAKEMKQNPDFFIGAFDKDLMIGSVIASHDGRKGWLNRVAVGPDYRGQGVAQALTVAGEKALRKHGIKIFGLLIHEYNQASLNLAKKMGYLVHTDILYLTKRDGDHI
- the ispD gene encoding 2-C-methyl-D-erythritol 4-phosphate cytidylyltransferase, which translates into the protein MAYVSCIIVAAGSGLRLGAKIPKAFVKINGKPMLEYSLEAYQDCKHIKEIILVKPPSHQFKGLKYFDRFSKLAAIVSGGKERLDSVRAGLNAISPQTDMVMIHDAARPLIKLEQITLVIAAIKKHGAAILASPVTDTIKSADKHIVKRTVDRAGLWKAQTPQGFRKEVLERSHFDQRIRSVTDDSQLVEMIKGKVFIVPGDDSNIKITTPIDLEIASCLLKKKRSA
- the ispF gene encoding 2-C-methyl-D-erythritol 2,4-cyclodiphosphate synthase; translated protein: MRVGFGYDIHRLAKGRRLILGGVPIPFKLGLLGHSDADVLCHAIADSLLGAVAAGDIGTHFPNTDKRFKDISSLLLLKTVAAILKKQDYRIANIDSMIIAESPKLAPYIEKMRANIAGSLGIKTGQVSIKATTNEGLGDIGRGNGICAFANALVERIK
- a CDS encoding DedA family protein, with amino-acid sequence MNLDLEGITKSFAAQGGLWAYLTVFAATFIEGIFPIIPSDVVVLFCALLVAKGTLHWLPLFLSAFVGGALGALLVYWIGVSKGREFFLAKPRFFLSPQRLLEMEGHFKKYGNIILALNRAVIGGRSFGFLIAGLTDYQFRKVVIYGTPGILLWYALVIALGIYFGERAKQMVNGIVMVVMIIMALSVLSLLVTKKLFK
- a CDS encoding HU family DNA-binding protein, which produces MNKAELIEAVAKVTCTKAEAGNAVNAVIDNIAKALKKGDSVTLVGFGTFSVKKRKARIGRNPQTGKEIKIAAKKVPAFKPGKELKDTVR
- the priA gene encoding primosomal protein N' produces the protein MSSKSLKYADVALSIPQGRCFTYLIPGHLPVDAVGVRVRVPLGKREAIGYVVHLKETCNFPVKPILEVIDIKPVISREMLELTEWVSKYYRCGWGEAIRAALPPGMDAKQLRMVWVNGNYSGPIPAEPMLDHIIEKGAVSHQYLMKKFAPSAEKGIEEYCRRGLLFSEPVWQKARIAVRKERWLAGRSPADKTSLKLSKGQAELLDLLEQNGAVPPSAIKSKRPAALRLVALGLAGWEWREKFRGQEEQGWAEEDAKVTLNAEQQQVLDSVSRDINSQRFSVNLISGVTSSGKTEIYLKAAERALAQGRQVLILVPEIGMTSQMLHRVRSRLGQVAVWHSEMGSGERYDAWRAVRRGDFRVVVGTRSAVFTPFDDLGLIVIDEEHDACYKQSDLAPLYHARDLAIIRARKNGAVVLMGSATPSVESYYKAKTGKFKLFRLEKRVGSADLPMVEVVDLKKLPREDRLISPLLGREIGACLQAGRQAMILLNRRGFAPYLQCGKCGSLITCPNCSVSLTYHRSGESVLCHYCGYQARLPETCPACGSLMLEHRGYGIQRLEAELKNVFPEGRISRMDADTTGRKGEHQRILQDFLSGGSQILLGTQMISKGHHFPNVSLVGIINLDDILGLPDFRAAERAFQLMVQMAGRAGRGRHPGKVVIQTRMPDNPVVKWCRENDYCSFAEHELAGREECGYPPHRHLALLTFTSGSQAELEEFADSVAGKIRSGAGRAEVLGPAPAPLAKIKGRFRWQLMLKAGSPSEIKKALEGIAPGRNEKIRLSVDIDPVNML
- a CDS encoding NHL repeat-containing protein, with amino-acid sequence MTAKYFFWAALLALLAIGSAWADFGDGPGEFIFPSGIALDREGNIYVSEIGNDRIQKLDADQQWLNSWGRFGRDSADFDDPTALAFGPDGSLYIVDSGNRRVVVCDTAGNMLRHIPLPDSSKPWGIAFAAEYFYVSDRHNNQIYLFNQNRNLISTLGQSGPLNGQFLQPKGLAVDGEGRLYVVDAGNNRIQVFSPEGIFIRSWGGYGEGEGEFDNPGCISSGPSGQLMITDSGNDRFQEFSAEGLFSSYGGGPGTEPGQFLNPNGIAIDSRGTLYIVDTDNHRIQVFSSQ
- the lptE gene encoding LPS assembly lipoprotein LptE, with translation MKTRGRILFMAAGALALLSGCYSFSGGRLDFQTVGIPVVENTTAEYRLSEIMTTTMITAVNNDGRVKVSDPEKAEAVLELAVTGYTRTPFEYTSQEQVNQYKITVAAKAKLRSAAGKVLWESASLSGWGTYQVSQSDEESGMKKAAENLAAEIIRQSFESW